A stretch of DNA from Leptospira barantonii:
TTTTTATCAAAAAAACCGACATTATTTCGAGCGGATGGAGCTATTTTCCAGATACAGTTCATACGGTGGTGGGACGGGTTTCAATCCTTTTTCGATGAGATACGAGGCCCATTTTCGTTCCACCAAATCGCAGAAATCGCGGATCGTTCTTCCTGAATGTCCGTTTAATCCTTCGGATACATTGATCCTTTCCGATTCGGAAAGATGAATCGCGTATGTCTCAAGAACCTTGGCCCGTTCGCCGAGATCGGGTAGAGGAAAGTAGATGGTTCGGTCGAATCGGGAGATGAGGGCGTGATCCAAATCCTGTTTTCGGTTCGTGGCTCCGATCGTGACCGAGTTTCTTTGGCTACTGAACCCGTCGATCTTGCGCAACAGAACCGAAAGGATTTTTCGGGTCGCTTCGAACATTCCTTCCTCCCGGCTTCCTGCCAGGGAATCGATTTCGTCCAGAAAAATCAGACAAGCGGGGAAAAGCGCGGCCGCGTCAAAAACATAGGCCATGTTCTGTGCGCTTTCTCCGTAATACTTACTCATAATGGATTCTACCGGGACATAAATTAAGGGAAGACCGGTCATACAAGAAACCACTCGTGCCATGGTCGTTTTTCCGACGCCGGGATCTCCTTCAAAAAGAACGGCTCTCGGTCTTGTATCGCTCGGAAACTTTCGAGTCAGTTTGGAAAGTTCGGAAAGCATGTCCGGGTTCTTTAACGGAAGAATGATGGATTCCAGAATCTGTTGTTTGACTCCTTCGTAGCCTGCGACCTGGTCAAAGGTTACGGACTTTCCATTCTTCTCAGCATCAAAAGGATTGAATACTTCCACTCCCAGAGAAGCCAAAAGTTCTTCCGGTTTTACCGATTCGGTTCCTTTTTCGGATTTTAAGAATTTAAAAAGGGCGAGGGTCGCGAACAATTCTTCCCTGGTGAAATCTCCCTTTTTGGTAATTTCGACTCGATTTTTGGTTCTTCCGGAATAGAATCGAAATCGGATCGTATCCAAGAGGTTTTTGGTTTCGAAAAGATTTTCGTTGAGGGCCTGGATACAATAATATCCGGGTTCGAATGTATGAATTCTCAGA
This window harbors:
- a CDS encoding AAA family ATPase — protein: MNSPSKPESSSGEPVPSEVDFTKTKSFLHGELSALGFSSADLPAVTSEKKDLKIEFQVASVSKTALFDCLQILKNHIENLRIHTFEPGYYCIQALNENLFETKNLLDTIRFRFYSGRTKNRVEITKKGDFTREELFATLALFKFLKSEKGTESVKPEELLASLGVEVFNPFDAEKNGKSVTFDQVAGYEGVKQQILESIILPLKNPDMLSELSKLTRKFPSDTRPRAVLFEGDPGVGKTTMARVVSCMTGLPLIYVPVESIMSKYYGESAQNMAYVFDAAALFPACLIFLDEIDSLAGSREEGMFEATRKILSVLLRKIDGFSSQRNSVTIGATNRKQDLDHALISRFDRTIYFPLPDLGERAKVLETYAIHLSESERINVSEGLNGHSGRTIRDFCDLVERKWASYLIEKGLKPVPPPYELYLENSSIRSK